A window of Pseudoalteromonas sp. MEBiC 03607 genomic DNA:
ACAACAGATACATACACACCATTTTTATGCATGTAACAACCAATATTTAAAATGTCACTATGATGTCTGATAGCAACAACTAGTATTAGCAACACAAGCCATTCGTCATGCCCATGATAGTGAGTTGGTAATACAAAATTAAGTAGTAAAGGCGCAACAATGGCCATTATAACGCACAATACAAGACCCGTATTCAGAGACAAAATAGCATACTGTTGATACTGTAATTTGTTTGTTTTGATAAGGTTAAAGCGTTTAGCAAACCACCATAGTCTAATTGGCTCAAAGGTGAATGAGGTTATAATTGCAAACTGAGCCGCGACATAATAAATAGCTAACAATTTTTCATCGAAGTAAGCAACAATGAACCAATTTTCTGCACCATTACCTGCATAAACAAACAACCCCGATGAAATTATAGAAAGTAAAAACACACCCTGAGATTTTTTGATTCGCCAACTAAACTCTGCGTAGCTAACTTTTATTGCATCAGCAATATCATGAACAGTGAAAGCTAAAATAATTAGGGTGCACACAACTCCTGAAATCATCACGCCGGTGATATTATAGCCAAGCACTAATAAAGTAATTGTTAAACAGGTTTGAATCAGTGCATGAGAAACGCTGTAAAAACAATACTTTTGCGCATGATCAAATAGTCGATAATAGGTATAAGGAATACTTAATATGGCTGCTAGCGCAAGATTTATTATTAATAACTTGAGATCTATCAGCTTGATATTGGCGGGTAATGCTTTGATGATATCTTCTGAAAAAACAAATCCAAAAAGAATGAACATTAGACAGAACAATAGAATTAAGATTAAAGCGTCACGGAACAATGCCATTTTTTCTTTAAAAGAATCATATTGTTGCTTTAGCAATAACTCAGGTAACCCTAATGAAACGACCAGAGAACATAATGCAGACAGTGTTACTAGGAAGTTTAATTGACCAAACTCCTGTTGTTCTAAAAGGCGAGTTGTAATGGGTAAAAGTATAAAACCCATTCCTTTTACCGCAAAAATTGCACATGCAAAGTAGCCTATTTGCTTTAAGTTACTCATGGTCGTTCCTTATAAAGATTCAACCCATTGTGATAACCGTTCTGCCTGTTTTATTGCGTTATAGTTTAGATTTACATGCTGTTTAGCATTTTGACCTAGCATATAACGCTGATGAGGAGAGAGTTGGTGGAATTTAAATAGCATTTTGCTAATAGCAGAAATGCTCCCAGGCATGCATTTCATTCCAACTTGGGGTGTGACAATTTCGTTTGCCCCCATTAAGGTGGTGGTGAGTACAGGTAAACCAGAGGCCATAGCTTCTTTTAACACTAACGGACCTGTATCCCTATCACCGTTTTCTGCAATACAAAATGGTGCGATAAGAGCTGAATAGTAAATTAGGTTTTCGCTGACCCAATCATGTGGTTTTTCACCTAAAAACCGGACAGACTTTCTAATTCCTAACTCTTCAGCCATAAAGATTAAATCGTTCAACATAGGGCCATCACCAACAATATCAACAGTGATCCCAAGCTCTTTCGGAATTTGCCTCAAAGCAGGTAATAAAAACTGCAAACCTTTTTTTTCGACTAACCGCCCTATAAAAATTAGCCTGACGGACTCATTAAGTGATGTGGGGCTATGATTAAATTGACTGGTATCGATACCACAATGCAGTAACTTAACGTTACTGTCAGAAAAGCGCTTAAATTGCATAGCCATTTCTTCACAGACAGCTATCGAAAAATCACAAAATGCGAGTTTAGGTTTTAGATCAGCACTGTTTACATAAACATCATGTCCGTGGCCAATTGATGATACTGTTATATCAGCAAGTTTCGCTGCGACAATGCCATAAGCAAGTGGCCCATGCATAAAATGACAATGTAGATGATCAATCTTTGCCGCTTTTATATAACGTGCAATTTGATAACCGTACGCAAGTAATGATTGAGTTGAAATTGATTTAAATTGAGCTGCAGTGTGAGCTGCTTTTGCTAACTTATAAATATTTAGCATTGAAGGAAATATTGATTTAAACGCTGGTTTAGTGATTTTTTTCACTTCAATAGCGCTGGTTAAGTTAATCAACACACTGGTTTTTTCGAAGGTTAACACCGTCACCTTGTGCCCTGCGTTTAACAGCGCTTTTATTTCTGTTACAACAAAGGTTTCTGATGCAATCGGAAAGCTTGGGACTAATATAGCAATGTGCTTCATAAAAAAACGCTCCTACAAAAACGGTTATAAGAGCTATGGCAAGTTCCATACCCGACAAAAAAGCCGCTAAATTCCCGAAATGAGATAAAAACATGCTTAGCATTTGCAAAATGCAACGCACAAAGAGAAAAGACTTAGTAATTTAACAGAAAATACAGATTTAAAGCTGGCGTCTAAATTGCGTATCCTTTAATACGTGAAGAAATGCTTTTGGAGCATATTATGAACAGCCAAGTCAGTATTATCATTCCAAACTACAACTGCTTGCAGTATTTAGATACTTGTATTAACAGCATTTATCAGCAAAAAAACGTTCAGTTCGAGATCATTATTGTCGATGATGGCTCCACTGATGGCAGTATCAACTACCTACAACGACTTGCCGCTGAAAAAAATGAAGTACGGATTTTTAGTCAACAACGAAAGGGCGTTGTTGCTGCTCGTAACCTTGCAATTACACAAGCAAAGTCAGAGTACTTAGCTTTTTTAGATGCCGATGATTATTGGTCTGCTGATAAGCTTGCTAGTCAACTTGCATTCCATCTAAAACATCCTGATTGTGTGTTAAGTTTTACTGACTATATGCATTTTAATGAACAGAACGAGGACATTATTGGTTGTTTCGACTATTGGCCTGAATTTAAATGCAATAAAGAAAGTAAAGATTTCCAATTACTTGAAAACCCAATCAGCCAAATGATCACCACCAATATTGTTGGTACATCATCAGTAATGGTTAAACGTTCAGCCATTGTTGATGTGGGTGGTTTTGACAATAAGTTAAGTAGCGCTACAGATTTAGATTGCTGGTTAAAATTAGCTAAACGAGGTTATGTTGCCTACTCAACACAGTGTGCAATGCACTATTTAATGCGCGCCAATTCTATTACAGCAAATAGAGAAAACCGTTTAGCGGCCATGGTCGAAATAATTAATCGTAACCAATCTGTTGTATCAAACAATGAACTTAAAAGAATCAAAGCGAGATTAAGTGAATGCTATGGTGAATTTTATAGGGAGCTTGGTTACTACTCAAAGGCATTAGCCTACTCTTACAAAGCGTTTTGGTTATTTCCACATAAACGAAATTTTAAACATGTTTTGTATGATTTAAGGCATTTACTTGGGGCTCAATCATGAAAACAACCATTGTAATCATTGATGATGATGAAGCTATATTACGTGCCCTATCGCGTTTACTATCACAAGACCATGTTGTTGTATGCTTTAGTGACCCATGTGCAGCGATCAAATATACAAAATTAAATAATGTAAACTTAGTTATATGTGATTTACTAATGCCAACGTTAAACGGTTTAACTGTACTTAAAGAAATTCGCCAGATCCAACCACATTGCTCGCGAATGCTACTTACAGGTTATGCTGAGTTAGAAGCAACTAAACATGCGATATATAAAAACATTGCCAATATCATCACAGCAAAGCCATGGGATAATTTTGAGTTAACAATGGTAATCAATCTTTTGATAGAAAATAGCTTTCTACGCGCTAATCAATATGTCGAAAAAGAAAGTTGATAGCTTAGTAAATGGTGATCACTACCTTTGATGACTTGCGTGTGTACTCCAGAAAGTCGCGTTCCTTGGCTAACAAAACAATTATCAATTGGTAAACCCGCTAACGAAATAGCCAATTTATTTTCAACAGCAGACCAACTTGCATAGTTACGGCCTTGCTGAGAACAACTGTTGTTATGATTTAAAAAATAACGTGACCAAGGCACAGTATTAAAATCCCCGGCTATAAACCAATGCCCTTTTAATTGAAGCATTTGTTGATCAACTTTCGATAAAAGATAATTTCTTTGCTCCCATAAAAGCTGATTTCTGGGTGATGGCGGATGCAGTAAAATTGCGCTCACGACTGTATCTTTGAACAAAAAGTTAAGTTTTACAAAACCTAATTTTGGGTTATCTAAATACTTAATTTGTTTATGGATAATTGGATGTTTTGAGATAACAATAATTCCAAATGGCGCCCCTTCAACTTCAGCATAGCCAAATAAATGATAACGTCCTTTAAGTTCACTAAGTAGGTGACGCTGTGTATCATTAAATTCAAACAAAATGAGTATATCGTTGTCGCTATTAACTAGCTGAGTATTAATTATGTCGGTTAAGTATGGATTACTATAATGGACGTTTGCTTGCGCTATTTTTATATCACCTGGTTGAGAGTCAGCTTGATTAAAATAATTGTAATGATGAAAGATCAGTACCGTACTGAATACCACGCACACAGCGCCCAATTTCTTAGCCTTATGAACACAAGCCATTGCAAACAGCAAGCTAAACGCAAGCATTTGCCCTCTTAATGAGGCGATAAGATCAAACCAATAGTTATCAACTTGGTTAAAAGCCAATATAAGTATGCAACTGTATAAAATAAAAAGTATGAAATTCATCGACTCCCCCTTGCTGAATTTATAGTTGCATAATTCATTCCTTGCTGAGCTTTTATTTACCCCAAATATTGTATGATGTGTTCTTAACCTTATAAATAATAAGTACCCATAGGTACTTATTACATTAAAAATATTTGTCGATTAGTTAATCGAAACCGTTGATCATTTTTTCGCAAACAACCGGTGTTGGTCTATGGTTATCATCAACAGCTACAAAGGTAAAGCTACCAGAAATAGCCAAGTGCTTATCATCTTTATGCATTCTTTCTAAGAAAATCTCAACGTCTACTTTAAGGCTGGTATTACCTACATGTACAACTTTTGAAATAAGCTCAGCAAATGTTCCAGCAGGAATAGCTTCTTTAAAATCCACACGGTCAGACGAAATCGTTACAAGTGGCTTTCTACAAAAACGCGTAGCAGCAATAAAAGCCACTTCATCCATCCAAGCTAATGCATCACCACCAAATAAAGTATTATGGTGATTAGTACGGCCAGGAAAAACAGTTTTTGTTACTGAAGTTGTTGAATCAGCAATACGCTTTGCAATAATAGCGTCACGATCGATTTGTTGTGTCATAGTCTCTACTTTTCATTAGCTAATGTGTCTTGCATCATTAGCGCAGGGTCAAGGCGTTCATTCTTCCAATTAAAACGCCAGTCTAAATGAGGGCCAGTTACGCGTCCGGTCGCGCCGATCTCCGCAATTTTATCGCCACGCTTAATTTCATCCCCTACTTTGACATCTAATTTGCTTAAATGAATGTAAGTAGAGGTAACGCCATGGCCATGATCAAGAATTAAGGTGCCGCCTGAGTAATATAAATCTGCATCAGCAAATACCACAGTGCCACTTACAGGGGCATATACTGGAGTGCCTGTTTTATTTGCAATGTCTAAACCAAAATGCGGTCTGCGTGGCTCACCATTAAAGTAGCGCTGGCTACCATAAACACCCGAGATACGGCCGGTTGCTGGTTTATAAACAGGGTCTAAAAAGTATCTTAAGTCAGAATTAACTTCGCGGGCTTTACGTACAGCAACAGCTTCACGGCTAATACGCTCAGACACTTCTTTAGGTGGCGAAACATATTTTTTTGCAACACCAGTTATTTTATCAATTTTATAGTCACGCTTGGTGATTGTAATTGCTTGCTCGTGGCTCACACCATTACTATCAACCCAAGAAAGATTGTGATTTGTCTCAGCATCACGACCAAAACCAAATACAAACTCACCATTTTCTGAAAGCTTAAGTTTCTCACCATTAAAACTAACGCTTTTAGCACCTTCAATTTGGCCTGTTACTAAACCGCCTTGGGTTAAATGTCCTTTTAATTCAACAGCACTTGCAGTAAGTGAGAACAGCCCTGCAAACGCTGCTACTAGTAATCCTTTACGCATAACTGATTGACCCTTTGCCAACACCTTCATAAGCAGTAATTTTTACCTCTGATTCAGGGTATTGGTTTTTAACTTGAGAACTTAAGTAGTCTGCAATGCATTCAACAGTGGTATCGCAAGGTAAAATGTCGCAGCGAGACTTATCAATTGCCATTTCAAAATAGCCTTGCTGTGATGTATACGCAAAACACACATCGTTGTCTTGTGCAGTTACATGTTTAAGGTCTGCTTTGTTAATTTCATCTTCAGCAGTGGCTAAATAAATGTCTTCCCATTTATCTGCCCACTCTTTTTGTAAGCGTGGCATAGCCATACCATCAAGGCTAATGCCAATTTGCGAACGATGACCATGAATAATACGCTGGCAATTACCATCATGCTTTTTAAGGCCATGGCTGTAATGATAGTAAAAGCTTTGGCTATGTTCTGGGTATAAATTGATTTCGATCTTTTCGATGTTACTAGGTAGCTCAGGCATTATCGTTTTAATCAAAAACTCAGTTACTGATTTTTCGTCAACAACATCCGCATCAATTAAGCAAAATGCTTGGTTAGGAGCACTCATTGCTAAGTGATAATTATCACCAAAATGGCAATCTAGCACGCTATGCTCAGCATGCTGTGTTAGTGAACCGTTTAATTTGGCAGGCACTGCAAGTTTGTGGTCGATACAGTTATCAATAATGCCCTTGATTTGCTTTTTAACTAAGCCAAAATCAAGCACCATCGACTCATCATTTAATTGGCCATGCAGAGTTAAATCCACAATCCAGCTCTCGCCAACTGCGCCGCGTTTATTACACAAGTAAGAAAAATCAATCACTGTCAGTGAGTTTACAAAAAGGATCATAAATTTCCTTTAGACTGGTTAAAGAATCACAGCAATTATAATGATTTTTACTTCACAATGCGCGGTTTTATCTCCCTTTATCGGCTACAGTTTAATTAAATGGTCATAAAACAAGCGAAAAATAGTAAATAATTAACTGCTCCGAGTTGTTTAGCGTACAAGTGTACGCTAAAGTACGTGGCAATTTCTAAGCGATGAATGAGAGTTATGGAACCTAAAAACAGCTATACAAAAGAAGAATTGGTCCTTTGTGGTCAAGGTGAAATGTTCGGTGAAGGCAACTGTCGTTTACCAAGTGACAACATGCTAATGATGGACCGCATTATCTCTATCACTGCTGACGGTGGTGAGCACGGTAAAGGTCAAATTGTTGCAGAACTAGATATCAACCCAGATCTTTGGTTCTTCGACTGTCACTTTAAAGGTGACCCTGTAATGCCAGGTTGTCTTGGCCTTGATGCTATGTGGCAATTAGTTGGTTTCTTCCTTGGTTGGTCTGGTGGTCCAGGTCTTGGTCGTGCACTTGGTGTAGGTGAAGTTAAATTCACAGGTCAAATCTTACCAACAGCTAAAAAAGTAACCTATCGATTAGACATGAAACGTGTTATTAAACGTAAATTATTCATGGGTATGGCTGATGGTACTGTTGAAGTAGATGGCCGAGTAATCTATGAAGCAAAAGATCTTAAAGTAGGTCTTTTCCAAGATACATCTGCGTTTTAATCTTTAATTTAAGATACAAAATAGTAGATACAAAAAAGCCCCTAAATGGGGCTTTTTTGCGTAAATAAGGTGCCTATATTAAGTTTTAAACATGTTTCGGTTTTCAATGGCTTCTCGCCAGCCACCTAACCACTCAGATTTAGGGTCGATTTGTTGATAAGGGCATTGTTCTTTGGAACGGCCTGCCAAGCCTGCTTTATAACCTTGAGAATGAGCTCTTTCTAAACGATCTCTTTTCTGTCTCTTCATAGGTAATATCCTCACCTTTTTATATTTATAGATATGTAGCGAAATTGACATCTACATTTAATGAATAGTTAATAAAACTGTTAAATTCAAATAGCAAAAAGCAATTAAATAAATTGACAATAACTAACGTGCTGATGCTCAAATGAATTAACATTTAAAATGACTAAGTGGTCGTACCTCTTTAACTAAAACCATCTATTAATACACTTAAATTCAGCTAAAAACGATACAGCTCTTTTAGCTTCAGTATTTGTGACCAACATCATTTGTGCAAAGTTCCCAATTTAATTGTAATCATGACAAATTTATGATGATTACAATTTAAGCAATATAGTTCTTGCATATTAAAAACTGATCGGTCTAATATAGTCGGTATGGAAACAAATAACTCTGTGCCAAGCCGTCGTGGCAGGCCACCAAAAATAGCACGTTCAAATGCAGATACTCGTGCCCTATTAATTAATACCGGGTTAGCGGTATTAACCGAAAAAGGCTTTAGTGCAACCGGCATTGATTTAATATTAAAATCAGCTCAGGTACCTAAGGGCTCTTTTTATCATTACTTCAAAAGTAAGAATGATTTTGGCTTAGCACTCATTGATGCTTACGACAGCTATTTTCAGGCAAAGTTAAAACGCCACCTAAACAACGATTCAACAACCCCTCTTGAGAGGATTGTGCTATTTGCCAATGACGCCAAACAAGGCATGGCAAAGTTTGAGTTTAAACGCGGCTGCTTAATTGGCAATTTAAACCAAGAGCTCAGCTATCTTGATGAGCCAATGATTGATCGTATTAAACAGGCTTACACCAGCTGGCAAGCTTTAATTGAGCAGTGCTTAATCGACGCCAAGCAGCAAAAACAAATACCTCAAGTTTCAGATTGTAAAATGCTTGCTGAGTTTTTCTGGATTGGCTGGGAAGGCGCAGTAATGCGCTCTAAACTTGATAAATCAAGTGAACCACTTACCCTTTATACAGCACAATTTTTACGATTAATTTTATAAAGCCGTTTTAATGCGGTTTTATTTTAACCATTAAAAGAC
This region includes:
- a CDS encoding glycosyltransferase family A protein, translating into MNSQVSIIIPNYNCLQYLDTCINSIYQQKNVQFEIIIVDDGSTDGSINYLQRLAAEKNEVRIFSQQRKGVVAARNLAITQAKSEYLAFLDADDYWSADKLASQLAFHLKHPDCVLSFTDYMHFNEQNEDIIGCFDYWPEFKCNKESKDFQLLENPISQMITTNIVGTSSVMVKRSAIVDVGGFDNKLSSATDLDCWLKLAKRGYVAYSTQCAMHYLMRANSITANRENRLAAMVEIINRNQSVVSNNELKRIKARLSECYGEFYRELGYYSKALAYSYKAFWLFPHKRNFKHVLYDLRHLLGAQS
- a CDS encoding 6-carboxytetrahydropterin synthase, whose amino-acid sequence is MILFVNSLTVIDFSYLCNKRGAVGESWIVDLTLHGQLNDESMVLDFGLVKKQIKGIIDNCIDHKLAVPAKLNGSLTQHAEHSVLDCHFGDNYHLAMSAPNQAFCLIDADVVDEKSVTEFLIKTIMPELPSNIEKIEINLYPEHSQSFYYHYSHGLKKHDGNCQRIIHGHRSQIGISLDGMAMPRLQKEWADKWEDIYLATAEDEINKADLKHVTAQDNDVCFAYTSQQGYFEMAIDKSRCDILPCDTTVECIADYLSSQVKNQYPESEVKITAYEGVGKGSISYA
- a CDS encoding response regulator, whose amino-acid sequence is MKTTIVIIDDDEAILRALSRLLSQDHVVVCFSDPCAAIKYTKLNNVNLVICDLLMPTLNGLTVLKEIRQIQPHCSRMLLTGYAELEATKHAIYKNIANIITAKPWDNFELTMVINLLIENSFLRANQYVEKES
- a CDS encoding oligosaccharide flippase family protein translates to MSNLKQIGYFACAIFAVKGMGFILLPITTRLLEQQEFGQLNFLVTLSALCSLVVSLGLPELLLKQQYDSFKEKMALFRDALILILLFCLMFILFGFVFSEDIIKALPANIKLIDLKLLIINLALAAILSIPYTYYRLFDHAQKYCFYSVSHALIQTCLTITLLVLGYNITGVMISGVVCTLIILAFTVHDIADAIKVSYAEFSWRIKKSQGVFLLSIISSGLFVYAGNGAENWFIVAYFDEKLLAIYYVAAQFAIITSFTFEPIRLWWFAKRFNLIKTNKLQYQQYAILSLNTGLVLCVIMAIVAPLLLNFVLPTHYHGHDEWLVLLILVVAIRHHSDILNIGCYMHKNGVYVSVVNLLTACLGLTLLYFLVPRFAVEGVIAALAIMQSFKLVCFYILSQHLEPLQLDFFAVIPSWIALVSITFVTLQFESSLTAKGLILVFYITGLAFQYKSLFLPVIKKLVKGHDYAQLL
- a CDS encoding TetR/AcrR family transcriptional regulator; translation: METNNSVPSRRGRPPKIARSNADTRALLINTGLAVLTEKGFSATGIDLILKSAQVPKGSFYHYFKSKNDFGLALIDAYDSYFQAKLKRHLNNDSTTPLERIVLFANDAKQGMAKFEFKRGCLIGNLNQELSYLDEPMIDRIKQAYTSWQALIEQCLIDAKQQKQIPQVSDCKMLAEFFWIGWEGAVMRSKLDKSSEPLTLYTAQFLRLIL
- the rmf gene encoding ribosome modulation factor, with amino-acid sequence MKRQKRDRLERAHSQGYKAGLAGRSKEQCPYQQIDPKSEWLGGWREAIENRNMFKT
- a CDS encoding acyl-CoA thioesterase, with the protein product MTQQIDRDAIIAKRIADSTTSVTKTVFPGRTNHHNTLFGGDALAWMDEVAFIAATRFCRKPLVTISSDRVDFKEAIPAGTFAELISKVVHVGNTSLKVDVEIFLERMHKDDKHLAISGSFTFVAVDDNHRPTPVVCEKMINGFD
- a CDS encoding M23 family metallopeptidase, producing the protein MRKGLLVAAFAGLFSLTASAVELKGHLTQGGLVTGQIEGAKSVSFNGEKLKLSENGEFVFGFGRDAETNHNLSWVDSNGVSHEQAITITKRDYKIDKITGVAKKYVSPPKEVSERISREAVAVRKAREVNSDLRYFLDPVYKPATGRISGVYGSQRYFNGEPRRPHFGLDIANKTGTPVYAPVSGTVVFADADLYYSGGTLILDHGHGVTSTYIHLSKLDVKVGDEIKRGDKIAEIGATGRVTGPHLDWRFNWKNERLDPALMMQDTLANEK
- a CDS encoding glycosyltransferase, which translates into the protein MKHIAILVPSFPIASETFVVTEIKALLNAGHKVTVLTFEKTSVLINLTSAIEVKKITKPAFKSIFPSMLNIYKLAKAAHTAAQFKSISTQSLLAYGYQIARYIKAAKIDHLHCHFMHGPLAYGIVAAKLADITVSSIGHGHDVYVNSADLKPKLAFCDFSIAVCEEMAMQFKRFSDSNVKLLHCGIDTSQFNHSPTSLNESVRLIFIGRLVEKKGLQFLLPALRQIPKELGITVDIVGDGPMLNDLIFMAEELGIRKSVRFLGEKPHDWVSENLIYYSALIAPFCIAENGDRDTGPLVLKEAMASGLPVLTTTLMGANEIVTPQVGMKCMPGSISAISKMLFKFHQLSPHQRYMLGQNAKQHVNLNYNAIKQAERLSQWVESL
- the fabA gene encoding bifunctional 3-hydroxydecanoyl-ACP dehydratase/trans-2-decenoyl-ACP isomerase; this encodes MEPKNSYTKEELVLCGQGEMFGEGNCRLPSDNMLMMDRIISITADGGEHGKGQIVAELDINPDLWFFDCHFKGDPVMPGCLGLDAMWQLVGFFLGWSGGPGLGRALGVGEVKFTGQILPTAKKVTYRLDMKRVIKRKLFMGMADGTVEVDGRVIYEAKDLKVGLFQDTSAF
- a CDS encoding endonuclease/exonuclease/phosphatase family protein, whose translation is MNFILFILYSCILILAFNQVDNYWFDLIASLRGQMLAFSLLFAMACVHKAKKLGAVCVVFSTVLIFHHYNYFNQADSQPGDIKIAQANVHYSNPYLTDIINTQLVNSDNDILILFEFNDTQRHLLSELKGRYHLFGYAEVEGAPFGIIVISKHPIIHKQIKYLDNPKLGFVKLNFLFKDTVVSAILLHPPSPRNQLLWEQRNYLLSKVDQQMLQLKGHWFIAGDFNTVPWSRYFLNHNNSCSQQGRNYASWSAVENKLAISLAGLPIDNCFVSQGTRLSGVHTQVIKGSDHHLLSYQLSFSTY